A single Candidatus Bathyarchaeum sp. DNA region contains:
- a CDS encoding TATA-box-binding protein: protein MTVPEVVASIRIENVVASASLNQRLDLNAIVKGYPGVEYRPEQFPGLVFRLKRPKTATLIFNSGKMVCTGAKSEKESKRAVMKVVRELKKSGIIIVGKPEINIQNIVASGNLAGLIDLERSAYTLGRTMYEPEQFPGLIYRMDDPKVVILLFASGKLVCTGAKEEVNVY from the coding sequence ATGACAGTACCCGAAGTTGTAGCTTCTATTAGAATAGAAAATGTGGTTGCATCAGCATCACTAAATCAAAGGCTCGACTTAAACGCAATCGTCAAAGGGTACCCTGGAGTGGAGTATCGTCCAGAGCAATTTCCAGGTCTAGTTTTCAGGTTAAAACGACCTAAAACTGCAACACTGATATTTAATTCTGGAAAAATGGTATGCACAGGAGCAAAATCAGAAAAAGAATCCAAGCGAGCAGTCATGAAAGTCGTAAGGGAACTCAAAAAAAGCGGCATAATCATTGTGGGAAAACCCGAAATTAACATTCAAAACATCGTTGCTTCGGGAAACTTAGCAGGATTAATCGACCTTGAACGTTCAGCATATACACTGGGCAGAACCATGTACGAGCCAGAACAGTTCCCTGGCCTTATCTATCGCATGGATGATCCAAAAGTCGTAATTCTTCTTTTTGCGAGCGGAAAACTTGTGTGCACCGGAGCCAAAGAAGAGGTCAACGTATATGA